The following DNA comes from Candidatus Poribacteria bacterium.
GTAGCAGCACCTGAATTGGACCCGTTGGAACGGCTTATGCGAGAAAAAGAGCAGCTCGGCTTCTATGTTTCCGGACATCCACTTGAAGAATATGGGGACATCATCGAGAACTACACAAGCACAAGCACCCAGAACCTCGCTGAAAACCGTATTGATTCCGAAGTTGATGTGGCTGGTATGCTTACGGAAGTAAACAATCACACCACGAAAAAAGGAGAGGCCATGGCGGTCATTGAGTTGGAGGATTTGGAAGGTGCCGTAAAAGTCGTCGTGTTCCCGGATGCCTACAAAAACGCGGTTGAACTCGTAGAAGGAAAAGTGGTTTGGATTCGTGGCACCGTCAAGCTTGATAACAGAAACCGCAATTCTGATTCTGATGAGGATACGCACAAGGAGGCACTGCAGATCCAAGCGAACAAGATATTGGATATCGAGTCTGTCGCGGAACAGCAGACTTCTGCACTTGAGGTGATAATTCCAGAAGCTGACCTCGAAAACACCGAGAAATTGGAAGCACTTCAGGAAATTGCGCGTGCCAACAGAGGCGACCACGATCTGATTTTACGCCTCATGAGTACCCGGTACGGCGAAGTTATTGCGCGGTGTGCCCAGAAATACAATATCGCATATAAACCGCAAATTATTGAACAGGTAGAGGGACTGTTTGGTGAAAATTGTATCAAGCCGAGCAATCGCACAATACGTGGTAAGAAAAGCCGTACTTCACAGATGGATTTTGTCTAAAAGAGGGAAGTGTGGAAGGATGGAAGAAAGTATCTCCCCACCTTCCAACCTTCCCGGTTTGTAAGCAGAAACGCAATGCAATTGGAAGGAAGTTTGCTATGCAGTATCGGACACTCGGTAAAACAGGGCTCAGCGTGTCAGAAATCGGCTACGGCGGCGGTAGGGTCCGCCCAGAACACGATGAAACAACACTCGTCAAAATGCTCCACTACGCGATGGACTGCGGTCTCAACTTTCTTGATACCGCGCCCAATTACGGTGGTGGCTACAGTGAAACGGTTATCGGAAAGGCAATTGCGGGCCGCCGAGAATCGTGCATTGTCGCTACCAAAACGGAGGCTTATGATCCAGACGGTATCCTCACGGACGTAGAAGGCAGCCTGCAACGGCTCAGCACCGACTACATTGACGTTCTACAATTCCACGGTGGTTGGTTCTATGCCGAAGAGACAGACCAGATTCTGAATAACGGTGGGTTAGAAACGTATTTAAAACTAAAGGCGGATGGGAAGGTTCGATTTATCGGGTTTTCTGCGGACGGTCCCTCCGGCGGCACGGAGCAGCTAATCGCCACCGGGCAGTTTGATATGATACAGACCCACTACAACCTGATGTATCAGAGCACCTGTGATGCATTCGGCAGACGCGGTATTATCCCCGATGCCGTCGCACAAGAGATGGGGATTGTGCTGATGCGTTCTACCACCAGCAACGCTTTCCAGAACCTCATGAAACACTGCTTCCCCAACGAGATGGCAGATGTTGATGTAGATAGTTTTTTGCTGAACTATTCCCTCTCAAACCCAATGGTGAACGTTGCCCTGATGAGCCTGCAGAGTATTGACGATGTGGACTGGACGAGCGCTGTATCAGATAACGTCGGAGCACGTTTAGATTTACGAGCGGTTCATGGCAGGTAGTCAACCAATCCCAACCAGTAGGCGCGGTTTTCAACCGCGCCGCGTGCGTTAAGGAAGTATGTTGTAGGAGCGAGCTGCGCTCGCGAACTTCTCTCCATATTCAACTATGGTTTCCGCGGTGGTCTCTCATCTACGGATGCCGCCTCCTTATCTAACACTTCTACGAGCCGATACTCGTACCGTCCGACATCCTGAATCCCTTCTTCTCGTTCATGAAGACTAACCTTCAGCGTCCAGATAAACCCCGGTTCAAAGTCAAATCCTTGTATGCCTTCATAAAAGAACTCCCACCGTTGGCGTTCCTCATTGAATTCAAGATAACACTCCTGCTCAAAAGCCCCCACACAGTCTACTTTATAGGGTCCGATGATGATCGTCTCTATATGTTCATCCCAACCACATCCGATAGTGAGGACAAGAAAAATTACAGTGATTGGGATGATTGGTTTTGTTGGAAATAACATGTTTTTCTTCGGTAATCTATGGATAGTTTTGGTGTCAAACCAGCGTGTCTCGGCTTTCTTAGGCGAAAGATGCTACAGTGGCGGCTAACGCTTTTTTGGCGATTTCTGGAACGGTTTGAGCAGAGGCAATACTTATATGGCAAAACAGAAATATTCCAATAAGTGCTACCAGAAACTGATGGCAGAGTGATTTGCTCCGATATTTCACCGAGAATCCTTCCTTTATTTATGTCGTATCAAACCACGCTTCCAATGTTTGTTCAGGGTCTATTTCCGGGTTGAAGATTAATAATCCTTCGTTCTGGGCAGCTCTCAACAGGCGTTGATCGGATGCAACGAGAACTAACGTGTCCCCAGTGCTGCGAAGTTTTACAGCAGCATTCAAAGCAGAACGTAACACCATCGCATCAACACTGTTGAGGGAATACGTTTCAATCAAATTTAGGGATGTCCAAACAAGTGGATCTGGAACAGGAAGTGTTTGAAAATCAGATTCATCAGAGGACACTTCACGGGTTAAGTTCACAACTGCATGTGTGAATTCGTATGGTGTGATACGTCCGTCGTTTTTCTTAGGAACGCAGATCCAAAAGACTTCTGCTGCGCCAATACTCAAACATTTCAACCGGTTCAAAGGAGTGTTAGCAAAAAGGTAATCAACATTATGACTGCCGCGCTCTTCAGTATACCGTTTGACAAGTGCGCTTGCATCAAAATAAAAATAATACACGGTTATTTCTCACGTTCTTCAATAATCGCACGGCTAAACTCGTTATCCTCGGCGCGAATACGGCTTGCCATACTTTTGCGAAACTCCTCAACAGGAATCGGTTCTACATCGGCAATTCCCATTTTTTCCAAGAGTTCATTCATAATTCTCGCGCCTTCTTTCTTATCTGCTGTATGTGCTTGATCCTCTACCTCGGTATGGGCATGCTGTGGAGCATTCGGTACCAATTCATCAACAAGCCAAGAGAGTTGTAGCGTTACGTGTTCCAGTACCTTCTCCAATCGATCTAACCGTTCGGCTAAGGTTTCAACTGTTTCAGCCATTGTCAAAACCTCCTTTCAGTGTTGTCAGATTTTTGATGACAAATTGAATC
Coding sequences within:
- a CDS encoding DUF4377 domain-containing protein → MLFPTKPIIPITVIFLVLTIGCGWDEHIETIIIGPYKVDCVGAFEQECYLEFNEERQRWEFFYEGIQGFDFEPGFIWTLKVSLHEREEGIQDVGRYEYRLVEVLDKEAASVDERPPRKP
- a CDS encoding aldo/keto reductase, whose product is MQYRTLGKTGLSVSEIGYGGGRVRPEHDETTLVKMLHYAMDCGLNFLDTAPNYGGGYSETVIGKAIAGRRESCIVATKTEAYDPDGILTDVEGSLQRLSTDYIDVLQFHGGWFYAEETDQILNNGGLETYLKLKADGKVRFIGFSADGPSGGTEQLIATGQFDMIQTHYNLMYQSTCDAFGRRGIIPDAVAQEMGIVLMRSTTSNAFQNLMKHCFPNEMADVDVDSFLLNYSLSNPMVNVALMSLQSIDDVDWTSAVSDNVGARLDLRAVHGR
- a CDS encoding type II toxin-antitoxin system VapC family toxin, which translates into the protein MYYFYFDASALVKRYTEERGSHNVDYLFANTPLNRLKCLSIGAAEVFWICVPKKNDGRITPYEFTHAVVNLTREVSSDESDFQTLPVPDPLVWTSLNLIETYSLNSVDAMVLRSALNAAVKLRSTGDTLVLVASDQRLLRAAQNEGLLIFNPEIDPEQTLEAWFDTT